The Akkermansia sp. RCC_12PD genome contains the following window.
GGGGAGTAGGCAGTGGAAGTGATATTGCCTTGTGCGTCGGTTGTCCTGATAGGGCGTCCGGCTAGGTCGGACTCTGTTGTAGTAACATTGCCGCGGCCGTCCGTCTGCTTCAGAATCATCCCTGTGGAGGTATAAGAGCGTTCTTGTGAGGAATGAATGCCTGCATGATCGTTTTGATTGATCGTGAAACCGTCGACGACGAGGGATATTGCTGTGATATCAGAGGTTGGGATGCGGCTGAATTGAGTTCGCCGGGCAGGAGCGGTGTATTCTGACCATTGGATACTCTGTTGCCCGTAAATGTCGGTAGAAAGGACCTTGCTTTCCAGTACAGGGTCCAGCTGAGAAACCATGGTTTCCGCAGTCTGTGTCACGGGCAGTCCTTCGGTATTGTAGGTTGTAGAGGTTTGTATCTTGTAAATGCCGTCTTCCCGAGTTTGGTAGCATGTGGAGCTTTCCGCGATCCTGTTTTTATTAGTATCCTCTGGATGAAGCTCGTCTAGAAGAATAGTTTGCCTTACGACCTTGCCGAGTTCATCGTAGACAGTCACTGTTGGTACCATATCCTCTGTTTGAATGCGTACAAGCTGACCCTTGCTATTGTAAGCATTTCTAGTGACAATGAAACCTCCCAGAGTATTGGACTGCTCCTCCCGAATAGTTTCTCCAAAACCATTTTCCAAGGTACGTGAGAGAATTACTCCTTTGGACAGAGTGGTGGTGAGAATACCCTCTTCTGTCAATTCGAGCTGTATTTCAATTTCTTGCTGTCCGTTTCCTCCCTGCCAAAGAGTAGAGCCGTCATAATAAGTTTTCGTCACAAAAATAGCCCCCGAAGAAGTGGTGACGGTTGTTGTAAGCTGATCGTTGCTGTATTCAGTTCTGGTGGTGCGACCAAGAATATCCGTTGTGGAAATAATTCTTCCCAAGTCGTCGTATTCCATATTTTCGACTGTCGACATAGCTCCTATGTCTTTTCGTACGGAAAGAATTCTTCCCGCAACATCCTTTGTGTAGGACGTGATTGTTTCAGGCGTGGTTTCCGTGGCTGAACGGATGGTTTCCACCAACTGCTTGGCCGTGTTGTAACTGTAGCTGGTTACCACACCGTCTTCGTTGGTTTCCGTCAAGGGACCGCAGCACATCCATTCCGTCGTGCTGAAGCGGCCGTTGCCCTTCGTCGTCTTGATTCGCTTGAGCTCGGCATCGTATTCATAGTCCTCCGTGGAAATCAATGACCAGTCTTCTCCCGTGTGGACATACTGCTCTTCTCGGGTGGTTGTACTATTGGCGGCGATATACTCCACCTTTCTGGTACTTTGACCGGGAACAATGCTCCCATTAGCCTGCACAGTTGAAGTCTCTTTGTGGAGAGCACCATGATCCGTGGTGGCTTCATAGGTATAAATGGTCTGAACACCGTTGATGCCCTGGCTCATCTTCTGTCTTCCCCGGGCATAGGGATACTGTGCTGCTTCCCCATAAGTTTCTGAAATGCTTGTGTGAACCTGGTCGGAACCCAGAGCTGTTTCTGTCACCGTCGTGCGGTTGACTTCGGGGCTCTCTTCATAGGTATAGCTCCTTTGGCTTAGAACGGTTTCCGTTCCGTCCTGGGCAATGATGACTTCCCTTTCCGTAGCAGGCCTGAAATCATTGAAACGCAGGTCGGCGTAGGTGGTGCGCGTTCCCTTTTCTCCTCCGCCTGCCCAGGGCATGGCCTGCAGAACCACACGGCCCTGATCGTCGTACTCGTAGCGCGTGCAGCCCCCGTTGGGCTGGATTTCCAAAGACACCCGGTACTGGTCGTTGTAGGTGTAGAGCGTCGTTTGGGCCAAGGATGTATTATAGCCCTCCGTGCTGCTGATGGTCAGCCAGCCTCCGTCGGTATACTTCTTCACCGTGCGCCTGCTGCGGGAAGGCTGGGAATCATTGATGCCCCTGACCGTTTCAATCCGCTCCCACTTGGCGCCGGGCAGGGCGTTGCGTTCAATCGTGCGCACGATGCGTTCATCTCCTTCTCCCTTGATGATGCTTATTTTGTTTCCTTCCTCGCGGCGTTCGATAACCCGCGGTTCCTGCCCGGCCCGTTGATTGGTGATGTAAGTCACTTTTACGCCATCCTCCATGGAAGTTCTATAAACGGCCGTCTTGTAGGGCTCTCCGTTAACCACAAATTCCCCATCATGGGAGGCAGAAACATTCCCGGGGGCGTACCACTCCAGAGTGAGGCTGTTGTTTCCGGGAATGCTTCGCATCAGCCCCTGGGCCCGGGAATAGACGCTGTTGAGAGATCCATCCGGGTTGTAGGTGACCTGAACCTTGCGGGCATACTCCTCGGCAGAGATGACATGACCCGAGGAGCTTGTGACCGAGACGACCTCTCCGGTGGAGGAAGAGAAGCGCAGGATCATGCCGGAAGGAAGCACCATGTCCATGTAGGCGGGAGTGCCCTGGATATTGGGAGTGAGGTTTTCATTGAGCAGACGTACACGATAGTCCAGTTTTCTGGAGCTGCCAACGGGGGAAGCCTCGGCACTTCCTTCCGGGGCCTTGAAATAGATATGGCTTCCGGAAGGGCGTTTGACGGTGACTCGTCTTTCCTCTTGAGAGAAGGAAGCGCTCCATGCCATGGGGTGGTTGTAGCGCATGGAAGGCCCGATGTTGGAGTTGAGGCTGGAGGGGGTGGAAGAGCGTGCCATGCGCATGAACCTGGCCGGAGAAGGTGGCGGAGGGCCTCCTGCAGAGGGAGGATTGATACATGCATCGCCTTGACAAGGCAATACCCCATTAGGATCGCCCGGAGTGGGCTGCTGCTGAACGCAGTTCTCATCGCCTTCCTCGTCACAGTCACAGGGACAAGGGCATGGTTCTTCCTCGGTGGGCGGTTCGCTGGAGGAAGAAGACAGGGAACTGGAGCTGGAGCTGGAGCTGGAACTGGAGCTGGAACTGGAGCTGGAACTGGAGCTGGAACTGGAGCTGGAACTGGAGCTGGAGCTGGAGCTGGAGCTGGAACTGGAACTGGAGCTGGAGCTGGAGCTGGAGCTGGAGCTGGAACTGGAACTGGAACTGGAACTGGAACTGGAACTGGAACTGGAGCTGGAACTGGAACTGGAACTGGAACTGGAACTGGAACTGGAACTGGAACTGGAACTGCTTGACTTGGGATCAAACCCAAAATCATCCCCTCCCCCTTCCGAAGAGCTGCTGGAGGTATTCTCTTCTTCCTCGTCCCG
Protein-coding sequences here:
- a CDS encoding tlde1 domain-containing protein; translation: MARSSTPSSLNSNIGPSMRYNHPMAWSASFSQEERRVTVKRPSGSHIYFKAPEGSAEASPVGSSRKLDYRVRLLNENLTPNIQGTPAYMDMVLPSGMILRFSSSTGEVVSVTSSSGHVISAEEYARKVQVTYNPDGSLNSVYSRAQGLMRSIPGNNSLTLEWYAPGNVSASHDGEFVVNGEPYKTAVYRTSMEDGVKVTYITNQRAGQEPRVIERREEGNKISIIKGEGDERIVRTIERNALPGAKWERIETVRGINDSQPSRSRRTVKKYTDGGWLTISSTEGYNTSLAQTTLYTYNDQYRVSLEIQPNGGCTRYEYDDQGRVVLQAMPWAGGGEKGTRTTYADLRFNDFRPATEREVIIAQDGTETVLSQRSYTYEESPEVNRTTVTETALGSDQVHTSISETYGEAAQYPYARGRQKMSQGINGVQTIYTYEATTDHGALHKETSTVQANGSIVPGQSTRKVEYIAANSTTTREEQYVHTGEDWSLISTEDYEYDAELKRIKTTKGNGRFSTTEWMCCGPLTETNEDGVVTSYSYNTAKQLVETIRSATETTPETITSYTKDVAGRILSVRKDIGAMSTVENMEYDDLGRIISTTDILGRTTRTEYSNDQLTTTVTTSSGAIFVTKTYYDGSTLWQGGNGQQEIEIQLELTEEGILTTTLSKGVILSRTLENGFGETIREEQSNTLGGFIVTRNAYNSKGQLVRIQTEDMVPTVTVYDELGKVVRQTILLDELHPEDTNKNRIAESSTCYQTREDGIYKIQTSTTYNTEGLPVTQTAETMVSQLDPVLESKVLSTDIYGQQSIQWSEYTAPARRTQFSRIPTSDITAISLVVDGFTINQNDHAGIHSSQERSYTSTGMILKQTDGRGNVTTTESDLAGRPIRTTDAQGNITSTAYSPCCDAPACITNALGDTTCYSYDIRGRKTAEYGTAIQPACFVYDDNDHMIALTTFRADEGDIITDPSSRTDGDTTTWLYDTATGLEFKKIYADGSSTVKTYDKLNRLETLTKARGIVTTYQYAPATGELVSVSHSDDTQPWIYSYNHLGQAISVSDASGTREFSYDAYGRMIQDTTFGTIESCIQEEYDSFGRPCGYRLMIGTRTVQHSHLDYGHQGAMIGMNLEGLASPFTWEYDETSGFLNQLSYPNGMVRSNTYHPKLNLLASIGYEDAGTGDMLAGHVYQYDHLMRPVQRKDSWEAATPATTRNFTYNGRSELTGDQIQQRNNFAYQYDNIGNRKTARELEEEVSYGANELNQYTNIIQADVSFDPLYDADGNQTRIRTSTGIWNVCYDANDRPVSFTSEDGRTVVACGYDYQGRRFEKKVLVNGAAVSHAYYLYRGYLQVAELNLTHPQPVLEKSYLWDPTEPAATRILMVTCWKENGMVDGEHLFFTHDALKNVTSIFDEQQARRARYECAPFGALLTAQGDMAQDNRFRFSCEYADDELGLVYYNYRHLNPFDGRWINRDPITESGGINLYAFAQNKILNHFDILGLICKIEYSIKIHTILIRKIDKDGNILRFTTSRVFSGNGDGKNNPDNAGNKDNGPIPPGKYYVIKRQSGGIRSQFEDWTYKMWNDNDKTQWLAFIAIDGVLDDQKEINGVFRSSFRMHYGTRSLGCITFLDKDVFEKVREFILETESKTVKGADGTEYIYYGILEVKEE